A window from Acidimicrobiales bacterium encodes these proteins:
- a CDS encoding DUF3892 domain-containing protein: MVTHVLRDADGDITHLCQPGAPWTPRSRADAIDDIRSGVHRYVVRGAGGRRVPIHVVDDHGGYLRSGADAETANNLDDLPLLFPGEPPASCPIGWQPSVQTPVFYGVRDLGPAEGAPGPMRVFFPSLDGAVHSAPVLEGCGRYPLALLAHGNCAEVEHYRDWFELPAQLARSGCVVAVPELPHIAAGVGPFTEDHPDRLLLGEVMDWMHGGWQHADVLRAPAHTGVIGHSWGALLAGAFAADRNLAAYVSLSGVWSEWPSSPPSPLPSLDMPKLFTWGTGFGDVFSTIGDATWDSLPGTKHRAVFPDAGHWDVLPPSRTTCENQRGDCDLVWVLAMDLVAAFIGRYLPPESWVGYTSTIPRALAPVVLTPTDEQAFFVGGHLTGFGRLEGSAGCSVELGWTTPTGDGALGLP; this comes from the coding sequence ATGGTCACGCACGTCCTGCGGGATGCCGACGGGGACATCACCCATCTGTGCCAGCCGGGAGCGCCGTGGACGCCCCGGAGCCGGGCCGATGCCATCGACGACATCCGCTCCGGCGTGCATCGGTACGTGGTGCGTGGTGCCGGCGGGCGGCGGGTGCCGATCCACGTCGTCGACGACCATGGCGGGTACCTGCGGTCGGGTGCCGACGCCGAGACGGCCAACAACCTCGACGACCTTCCGCTTCTGTTCCCCGGGGAGCCGCCGGCGTCCTGCCCGATCGGTTGGCAGCCCAGCGTCCAGACTCCGGTTTTCTACGGCGTGCGGGACCTTGGCCCGGCCGAGGGGGCACCCGGCCCGATGCGGGTGTTCTTCCCGAGCCTGGACGGAGCGGTGCACAGTGCGCCGGTCCTCGAGGGCTGCGGGCGTTACCCGCTGGCGTTGTTGGCGCACGGCAACTGCGCCGAGGTCGAGCACTACCGCGACTGGTTCGAATTGCCCGCGCAGCTGGCCCGGTCGGGCTGCGTGGTGGCGGTGCCGGAGCTGCCGCACATCGCTGCGGGCGTCGGCCCGTTCACCGAGGACCACCCCGACCGGCTGCTGCTCGGCGAGGTCATGGACTGGATGCACGGCGGATGGCAGCACGCCGACGTGTTGCGTGCACCCGCCCACACCGGGGTGATCGGCCATTCGTGGGGTGCGCTGCTGGCCGGCGCGTTCGCCGCCGACCGCAACCTGGCGGCGTACGTGTCCCTGAGTGGGGTGTGGAGCGAGTGGCCTTCGAGCCCGCCCAGCCCCCTTCCATCGCTCGACATGCCCAAGCTGTTCACCTGGGGTACGGGGTTCGGCGACGTGTTCTCGACGATCGGTGATGCCACCTGGGACTCGCTGCCGGGGACGAAGCACCGCGCCGTGTTCCCCGACGCCGGCCACTGGGACGTCTTGCCGCCGAGCCGGACGACCTGCGAGAACCAGCGGGGCGACTGCGACCTGGTCTGGGTCCTCGCCATGGACCTGGTGGCGGCGTTCATCGGTCGCTACCTGCCCCCCGAGTCGTGGGTCGGGTACACCTCCACGATCCCCCGAGCGCTCGCGCCCGTGGTCCTGACGCCCACGGACGAGCAGGCGTTCTTCGTGGGCGGCCACCTGACGGGCTTCGGGAGGCTGGAGGGGTCTGCCGGCTGCAGCGTGGAGCTCGGCTGGACGACCCCGACGGGCGACGGCGCGCTCGGTCTTCCTTGA
- a CDS encoding site-specific integrase — MPKASYPEPFVPSRFTCAVRRTTTELTTVDRATGERRTTTAPRWDVKGRANGIEYAKRFSRAGLAERWKRRLDEGFAAGLPFDLAAKQFVRPADTERVPPEPTRRAPTVLEVTEAFYRSHPEWEPNTKILAATALNRGRRWFLARGSELGGRDLCAVEDFLGSAAFRRDEAELTDRQAAGLEWLRRNSAAFADVTTADVEAFLARFAVNQRNGKKVSRTTMIRYAQPLRACWAWAVARADIPVERNPWLAVRPPRKVKGRSGRPSAGPGRLAVDEDIVLSVEQAVELADRCVTAGRWGEVVRCYVLVMALCGLRPSEAVGITWDDVELPDEGVGWLTVRRSRRRIAAHWLDADEDPEWGPLKDRDIADTRRVPIHPFLVTRLRQHREAIEGGPGSLVFHRGGRPFDLSVFSRDVWEPARAELFPARSDLPPDDPRQPKLSRLRRHDLRHAACSWWLRSGVDAMVCQRWSGHKSLSVFLDVYQGVAPGREAEGVRKLIDSFPP; from the coding sequence ATGCCGAAGGCGAGCTACCCGGAGCCGTTCGTGCCGAGCCGGTTCACCTGCGCCGTCCGCCGGACGACGACCGAGCTGACCACCGTGGACCGTGCCACGGGGGAGCGACGAACGACGACCGCCCCCCGATGGGACGTCAAGGGCCGGGCCAACGGCATCGAGTATGCCAAGCGCTTCAGCCGGGCCGGCCTGGCCGAGAGATGGAAGCGGCGCCTCGACGAGGGCTTCGCCGCTGGGCTCCCGTTCGACCTCGCGGCGAAGCAGTTCGTCCGGCCGGCGGACACCGAGCGCGTGCCGCCGGAGCCGACTCGGCGCGCACCCACCGTGCTCGAGGTGACCGAGGCGTTCTACCGGTCGCACCCTGAGTGGGAGCCGAACACGAAGATCCTGGCAGCCACCGCCCTGAACCGGGGGCGGCGATGGTTCCTGGCGCGGGGTTCCGAGCTGGGCGGTCGGGACCTGTGCGCGGTCGAGGACTTCCTCGGCAGCGCGGCGTTCCGACGTGACGAGGCGGAGCTCACCGATCGGCAGGCGGCCGGCCTCGAGTGGCTCCGACGGAACTCGGCAGCGTTCGCCGACGTCACGACCGCCGACGTCGAGGCGTTCCTCGCCAGGTTCGCCGTCAACCAGCGCAACGGGAAGAAGGTCTCCCGCACCACGATGATCCGCTACGCGCAGCCGCTCCGGGCGTGCTGGGCCTGGGCGGTCGCCCGGGCCGACATCCCCGTCGAGCGAAACCCCTGGCTCGCCGTCCGCCCGCCGCGGAAGGTGAAGGGCCGGAGCGGACGGCCGAGCGCAGGCCCCGGGCGCCTGGCCGTCGACGAGGACATCGTCCTCAGCGTCGAGCAGGCGGTCGAGCTGGCGGACCGGTGCGTCACCGCCGGGCGGTGGGGTGAAGTCGTTCGCTGCTACGTGCTCGTCATGGCGCTCTGCGGCCTGCGCCCGAGCGAGGCGGTCGGGATCACCTGGGACGACGTCGAGCTGCCCGACGAGGGAGTCGGGTGGCTGACCGTGAGGCGCAGCCGGCGGCGGATCGCCGCCCACTGGCTCGACGCAGACGAGGACCCGGAGTGGGGACCACTCAAGGACCGTGACATCGCCGACACCCGCCGTGTGCCGATCCATCCGTTCCTCGTCACTCGTCTACGTCAACACCGGGAGGCCATCGAAGGGGGGCCCGGAAGTCTCGTGTTCCACCGCGGCGGACGCCCGTTCGACCTGTCGGTGTTCTCCCGCGACGTCTGGGAGCCGGCACGAGCGGAGCTCTTCCCGGCCCGGTCCGACCTTCCGCCTGATGACCCCCGGCAGCCGAAGCTCTCGCGGCTCCGTCGACATGACCTGCGGCACGCGGCGTGTTCCTGGTGGCTCCGGTCCGGCGTCGATGCGATGGTCTGCCAGCGGTGGTCCGGCCACAAGAGCCTCTCGGTGTTCCTCGACGTCTACCAGGGCGTCGCCCCAGGACGTGAGGCGGAAGGGGTCCGGAAGCTCATCGACTCATTCCCTCCGTGA
- a CDS encoding radical SAM protein, with protein sequence MSEPVASEDAHRCINQSAAEVLSRWLTARSGLGHGVQRTHLPAGLRASALGNRLDRPPNLRDHSTMRVKMVLPALTEATSPLFRPIKYSLFPPLGLATLAGYLGDGVQVTIEDEHVERIDLDDEPDLVVIQAYITSARRSYEIADHYRRRGAHVAIGGLHPTSVPAEAGRHADTVFLGPGEDTWPQFLADLTAGRPAPRYQSSVRTLHGLPRVRRDLIKRHLYLVPNSIVVSRGCPHSCDFCYKDAFFEGGRSFYTQTVDDALAEIERLPGRHLYFLDDHLFGNPRFGRELFAAMTGMGRLWQAAGTVKSVLHPRLLERAVESGLRSLFVGFETISAANLIEHDKRQNLDRDYGAAIRRLHDLGVMVNASFVFGMDDDDPTVFDRTVEWAVDHGVETATFHILTPYPGTGTFQRMESQGRLLHRDWDRYDTRHAVFRPARMTPGQLEDGYGRAYRDFYRWRNIARGAATHGTWIGRGRHVAYAAGWKKFERVWDALIQAKRLTRARPALEGVLSGLGGVRPRHESNDAAPAESTLEGAQPVVLLPRRAANHNHRVATSSVFDG encoded by the coding sequence GTGAGCGAACCCGTCGCGAGCGAGGACGCGCACCGCTGCATCAATCAGTCGGCCGCGGAGGTCCTCTCCCGGTGGCTGACTGCGAGGTCCGGCCTTGGCCACGGCGTGCAGCGTACCCACTTGCCCGCCGGTCTCCGGGCATCTGCATTGGGCAACCGCCTTGACCGACCGCCCAACCTCCGCGATCATTCGACCATGCGAGTCAAGATGGTCCTGCCGGCCCTCACCGAGGCGACGAGCCCGTTGTTCCGGCCGATCAAGTACTCCCTGTTCCCGCCGCTCGGGCTGGCGACGTTGGCCGGCTACCTCGGTGACGGCGTCCAGGTGACCATCGAGGACGAGCACGTGGAGCGCATCGACCTCGACGACGAGCCTGACCTCGTGGTGATCCAGGCGTACATCACGTCTGCGCGGCGCTCCTACGAGATCGCCGATCACTACCGACGTCGGGGTGCCCACGTCGCGATCGGTGGGTTGCACCCGACATCGGTGCCGGCCGAGGCCGGGCGGCACGCCGACACGGTGTTCCTGGGCCCCGGTGAGGACACGTGGCCGCAGTTCCTTGCCGACCTCACGGCCGGTCGACCCGCCCCGCGCTACCAGTCGAGCGTCCGCACCTTGCATGGGCTCCCTCGCGTCCGTCGCGACCTGATCAAGCGCCACCTCTACCTCGTACCGAACTCGATCGTCGTGTCGCGGGGCTGCCCTCACTCGTGCGACTTCTGCTACAAGGATGCCTTCTTCGAAGGCGGCCGCTCCTTCTACACCCAGACCGTCGACGACGCCCTCGCCGAGATCGAGCGCCTCCCGGGCCGGCACCTCTACTTCCTCGACGATCACCTCTTCGGCAACCCGCGCTTCGGCCGCGAACTGTTCGCAGCCATGACCGGCATGGGGCGGTTGTGGCAGGCCGCCGGCACCGTCAAGTCGGTGCTCCACCCCCGATTGCTCGAGCGTGCTGTCGAAAGCGGGCTTCGCAGTCTGTTCGTGGGATTCGAGACGATCAGTGCCGCGAACCTCATCGAGCACGACAAGCGACAGAACCTGGACCGCGACTACGGCGCGGCGATCCGTCGACTCCACGACCTCGGCGTCATGGTGAACGCGAGCTTCGTGTTCGGCATGGACGACGACGACCCGACCGTGTTCGACCGCACGGTCGAGTGGGCGGTCGACCACGGCGTCGAGACCGCCACCTTCCACATCCTCACGCCGTACCCCGGCACCGGCACGTTCCAGCGCATGGAGTCACAGGGCCGCCTCCTCCACCGCGACTGGGACCGGTACGACACGCGCCACGCCGTGTTCCGCCCCGCTCGGATGACGCCCGGACAGCTCGAGGACGGCTACGGGCGCGCCTACCGCGACTTCTACAGGTGGCGGAACATCGCACGCGGCGCCGCCACCCACGGCACGTGGATCGGTCGAGGGCGGCACGTCGCCTACGCGGCCGGGTGGAAGAAGTTCGAGCGGGTCTGGGACGCGCTCATCCAAGCGAAGCGGCTGACGCGCGCGCGCCCTGCGCTGGAGGGCGTCCTCTCCGGCCTCGGGGGAGTGCGACCGCGCCACGAGTCCAACGACGCCGCGCCCGCCGAATCGACGCTCGAAGGCGCCCAACCCGTCGTGTTGCTGCCGCGCCGAGCTGCCAACCACAACCACCGGGTCGCGACCAGCTCAGTGTTCGACGGGTGA
- a CDS encoding 3' terminal RNA ribose 2'-O-methyltransferase Hen1, with product MLLTLSTTHEPASDLGFLLHKNPGRVHAVEMPFGTATVVYPEATAQRCTAALLVDVDPVDLVRSRKGPKGNEPSLAHYVNDRPYAASSFLSVAMNKVFGTALSGRSKERPELAEAALPFTLHMPVVPCRGGESVLRRLFEPLGYTIEARSIPLDVTFPEWGDSHYLDVTLATTSRLRDVLEHVFVLLPVLDDDKHYWVGPDEVDKLLRRGGSWLPSHPERELVAGRYLRHDRRLTLDALQRLLADEPVDPDELQATHDTEEEQVEKPLSLNEQRLNAVIDQIKAARARRVVDLGCGSGKLVQRILRDTNVEHVLGVDVSHRALEGAARRLHLDTMAPRQRQRVELVQGALTYRDRRLQGYDVATVVEVVEHLDRPRLGAFERALFAHAQPATVVVTTPNIEYNPRFGTLPAGSLRHRDHRFEWTRAELAAWVDDVAERFGYSVTINGIGPDDPEVGAPTQMAVFKR from the coding sequence ATGCTCCTCACCCTCTCCACCACCCACGAACCGGCGAGCGACCTCGGGTTCCTGCTGCACAAGAACCCCGGGCGGGTACACGCCGTCGAGATGCCGTTCGGGACGGCGACCGTCGTCTACCCGGAGGCCACCGCGCAGCGCTGTACGGCGGCGCTGCTCGTCGACGTGGACCCGGTGGATCTCGTTCGCAGCCGCAAAGGCCCGAAGGGCAACGAGCCCTCTCTCGCCCATTACGTGAACGACCGCCCGTACGCGGCGTCGTCGTTCCTCTCGGTGGCGATGAACAAGGTGTTCGGCACCGCGCTGAGCGGTCGGAGCAAGGAGCGTCCTGAGCTCGCCGAGGCGGCTCTCCCGTTCACGCTGCACATGCCGGTCGTTCCCTGCCGGGGCGGAGAGTCGGTCCTCCGCCGCCTGTTCGAGCCGCTGGGCTACACGATCGAGGCACGCTCGATCCCGCTCGACGTGACGTTCCCCGAGTGGGGGGACAGCCACTACCTCGACGTCACGCTCGCCACCACCAGCCGCCTGCGCGACGTGCTCGAGCACGTTTTCGTCCTGCTGCCGGTGCTCGACGATGACAAGCACTACTGGGTCGGGCCGGACGAGGTCGACAAGCTGCTCCGACGCGGCGGCTCGTGGCTCCCGTCGCATCCCGAGCGCGAGCTCGTCGCAGGTCGCTACCTCCGCCACGACCGACGCCTCACCCTCGACGCCCTCCAGCGGCTGCTCGCCGACGAGCCCGTCGACCCGGATGAGCTCCAAGCGACGCACGACACCGAGGAGGAGCAGGTCGAGAAGCCGCTCAGCCTCAACGAGCAGCGGCTGAACGCCGTGATCGACCAGATCAAGGCGGCGCGTGCCCGCCGGGTCGTCGACCTCGGGTGCGGGAGCGGCAAGCTCGTGCAGCGGATCCTGCGGGACACGAACGTCGAGCACGTCCTCGGCGTCGACGTCTCGCACCGCGCCCTCGAGGGTGCCGCCCGGCGACTGCACCTCGACACCATGGCCCCCCGCCAGCGCCAGCGGGTCGAGCTCGTGCAGGGAGCGCTCACCTACCGCGATCGCCGTCTCCAGGGCTACGACGTCGCCACCGTCGTCGAGGTCGTCGAGCACCTCGACCGGCCGCGCCTGGGCGCCTTCGAGCGGGCGCTGTTCGCGCATGCCCAGCCGGCGACGGTCGTCGTGACGACGCCGAACATCGAGTACAACCCGCGGTTCGGGACGCTCCCTGCCGGCTCGCTGCGGCACCGCGACCACCGCTTCGAGTGGACACGCGCCGAACTCGCCGCCTGGGTGGACGACGTCGCCGAACGCTTCGGCTACTCGGTGACGATCAACGGCATCGGCCCCGACGACCCCGAGGTCGGAGCTCCCACCCAGATGGCGGTGTTCAAGCGATGA
- a CDS encoding polynucleotide kinase-phosphatase has protein sequence MKLAIPERSLVALVGVSGSGKSSFAARHFAPTEVLSSDFCRGLVSDDENDQSATEAAFDVLHFIAGRRLGAGRLTVVDATNVQPDSRRSLIALAKKHHVLAVAIVLDVPGEVCAERNATRSDRDFGPHVLRNQRSQLRRSLKNLRREGFHKVFVLNGVDEIESATIVREPLWNDRRSDHGPFDIIGDVHGCHDELVALLGELGYEIDPDGTGARHPAGRRALFVGDLLDRGPATPAVLRLAMGMVEAGDALCIPGNHEAKLLRALRGRNVTKSHGLAESLAQLAEEPPEFSRQVADFIDGLVSHLVLDEGKLVVAHAGLREDMHGRASGVVRSFALYGDTTGETDEFGLPVRYPWAEDYRGNALVVYGHTPVPEASWLNRTICIDTGCVFGGRLTALRYPERELVSVPAARTYYEPIRPLAPAKEDPTREPTDLDLDDVVGRRIIRTRLNHTVTIREENAVAALEVMSRFAADPRWLVYLPPTMAPTATTGRPGLLEHPAEALASFRRDGVARVICEEKHMGSRAVVVVCRDSRAAARRFDVADSDAAGAIVTRTGRPFFGEADEVAFLGKIRAGITAAGLWGELATDWLVLDAELLPWSAKAGELLRRQYASVGAAAASTLGAEVAVLEAAAARGADVAELLARTRDRGTMAGRFADAYRRYCWPVQSIEDLRLAPFQVLAGEGKVHALTDHLWHIETLGRLADIDPTTFRATATATVDLDDELSEAAAVAWWEELTERGGEGMVVKPAGVVHRGAKGLTQPGIKCRGPEYLRIIYGPEYTAEANLDRLRSRGLGRKRSLALREFALGIEALERFATGEPLYRVHECVFGVLALESEPVDPRL, from the coding sequence ATGAAGCTCGCCATCCCCGAACGGTCGCTCGTCGCGCTCGTCGGCGTGTCCGGCTCCGGGAAGTCGAGCTTCGCTGCTCGCCACTTCGCTCCGACCGAGGTGCTCTCCTCCGACTTCTGTCGCGGCCTCGTCAGTGACGACGAGAACGACCAGTCCGCGACCGAGGCAGCGTTCGACGTCCTCCACTTCATCGCGGGCAGGCGACTGGGGGCCGGCAGGCTCACCGTCGTCGACGCGACGAACGTCCAGCCCGATTCGCGCCGCTCACTGATCGCGCTGGCCAAGAAGCACCACGTGCTCGCGGTCGCCATCGTGCTCGACGTGCCCGGCGAGGTGTGCGCCGAGCGCAACGCCACGCGCTCCGACCGAGACTTCGGGCCGCACGTGCTGCGCAACCAACGAAGCCAGCTCCGGCGATCCCTGAAGAACCTCCGGCGTGAGGGCTTCCACAAGGTCTTCGTCCTCAACGGCGTCGACGAGATCGAATCCGCCACGATCGTCCGCGAGCCGCTCTGGAACGACCGCCGCAGCGACCACGGGCCCTTCGACATCATCGGCGACGTCCACGGCTGCCACGACGAGCTCGTCGCCCTCCTCGGCGAGCTCGGCTACGAGATCGACCCGGACGGCACCGGCGCGCGACATCCCGCCGGCCGGCGCGCCCTGTTCGTGGGCGACCTCCTCGACCGCGGCCCGGCCACACCGGCGGTGCTCCGGCTCGCCATGGGCATGGTCGAGGCCGGCGACGCACTCTGCATCCCCGGCAACCACGAAGCCAAGCTGCTGCGCGCCCTGCGGGGACGGAACGTCACGAAGTCCCATGGCCTGGCCGAGTCATTGGCTCAGCTCGCCGAGGAACCGCCGGAGTTCTCCAGGCAGGTCGCCGACTTCATCGACGGGCTCGTCAGCCACCTCGTCCTCGACGAGGGGAAGCTGGTCGTCGCCCACGCCGGTCTCCGCGAGGACATGCACGGCCGCGCGTCGGGAGTGGTCCGCTCGTTCGCGCTCTACGGCGACACAACCGGAGAGACCGACGAGTTCGGCCTGCCCGTCCGCTACCCGTGGGCCGAGGACTACCGCGGGAACGCCCTGGTCGTCTACGGGCACACGCCCGTCCCCGAGGCGAGCTGGCTGAATCGCACGATCTGCATCGACACCGGCTGCGTGTTCGGCGGGAGACTGACCGCGCTGCGGTATCCGGAGCGCGAGCTGGTGTCGGTCCCGGCGGCGCGGACGTACTACGAGCCGATCCGCCCGCTGGCGCCCGCCAAGGAGGACCCGACTCGCGAGCCGACGGACCTCGACCTCGACGACGTGGTGGGCAGGCGCATCATCCGGACGCGTCTCAACCACACCGTGACGATTCGGGAGGAGAACGCCGTCGCCGCCCTCGAGGTGATGAGCCGGTTCGCGGCCGATCCCCGCTGGCTCGTGTACCTGCCGCCGACCATGGCGCCGACGGCAACGACCGGGCGGCCGGGGTTGCTCGAGCATCCTGCCGAGGCGTTGGCGTCGTTCCGACGCGACGGCGTCGCCCGTGTCATCTGCGAAGAGAAGCACATGGGCTCCCGGGCCGTGGTCGTCGTCTGCCGCGACAGCCGGGCCGCTGCTCGACGCTTCGACGTCGCCGACAGCGACGCGGCCGGCGCCATCGTCACGCGCACCGGCAGGCCGTTCTTCGGCGAGGCTGACGAGGTCGCGTTCCTCGGCAAGATCCGCGCCGGCATCACGGCCGCCGGCCTGTGGGGCGAGCTCGCCACCGACTGGCTGGTCCTCGACGCCGAGCTGCTCCCGTGGTCGGCCAAGGCCGGAGAGCTGCTGCGCCGCCAGTACGCCTCGGTCGGCGCGGCGGCGGCGAGCACCCTCGGCGCTGAGGTCGCAGTGCTGGAAGCCGCTGCCGCTCGCGGGGCCGACGTGGCCGAGCTGCTGGCTCGGACCCGGGACCGCGGAACGATGGCCGGCAGGTTCGCCGACGCCTACCGCCGGTACTGCTGGCCGGTGCAGTCGATCGAAGACCTCCGACTGGCGCCCTTCCAGGTCCTTGCCGGCGAAGGGAAGGTCCACGCCCTCACCGACCACCTGTGGCACATCGAGACACTCGGTCGCCTCGCCGACATCGACCCCACGACCTTCCGCGCCACCGCGACGGCGACCGTCGATCTCGATGACGAGCTCAGCGAGGCCGCCGCCGTCGCCTGGTGGGAGGAGCTGACCGAGCGCGGCGGCGAGGGCATGGTCGTCAAGCCCGCCGGGGTCGTCCACCGCGGCGCGAAGGGACTGACCCAGCCCGGCATCAAGTGCCGGGGCCCCGAGTACCTCCGCATCATCTACGGGCCGGAGTACACGGCGGAAGCGAACCTCGATCGCCTCCGATCCCGCGGGCTCGGCCGCAAGCGGTCCCTGGCGCTCCGTGAGTTCGCCCTCGGTATCGAGGCGCTCGAACGGTTCGCCACCGGCGAGCCCCTCTACCGCGTCCACGAGTGCGTCTTCGGGGTCCTCGCGCTCGAGAGCGAACCCGTCGACCCGAGGCTCTGA
- a CDS encoding MFS transporter: MTLTSTADRPGPPVRLGLRQNAAQFSLLVAVNALVGGMIGQERTVLPLLAERTFGLTAVSAATTFVVAFGATKALTNLVAGALADRVGRKPVLVAGWLVGMPVPLLLIWAPSWGWVIVANVLLGANQGMTWSTTVIMKIDLVGPSRRGLALGLNEAAGYGAVALTALVTGELAARHGLRPEPFFLGIAFAALGLGLSAVFVRETRQFAAQEAVTSTGHPEAEQEEGRFSAVFARTSWEDRSLAAVCQAGLVNNAVDGLAWAVLPLLFAAEGLSVGAIGVLAALYPGVWCVGQLITGAWSDRAGRKPLIVWGMLLQGVALVWMASTTGFAPWAAGAVLVGAGTALVYPCLIAAVGDVAHPTWRATAVGVYRLWRDAGYVAGGLLAGLVADAFDLRTAVLVVAALSVVSGLVVHVRMDGGTAAASPVGPGSEA; the protein is encoded by the coding sequence ATGACGCTGACCTCCACGGCGGACCGTCCGGGACCGCCCGTGCGGCTCGGCCTGCGCCAGAACGCGGCGCAGTTCAGCCTGCTGGTCGCCGTCAACGCCTTGGTCGGCGGCATGATCGGCCAGGAGCGCACCGTCCTGCCGCTGCTGGCCGAGCGGACCTTCGGTCTCACCGCGGTGAGCGCCGCGACCACCTTCGTCGTGGCCTTCGGCGCCACCAAGGCACTCACCAACCTGGTGGCCGGCGCCCTGGCCGACCGGGTGGGGCGCAAGCCCGTCCTCGTCGCCGGATGGCTGGTGGGTATGCCCGTGCCGCTGCTGTTGATCTGGGCCCCGTCGTGGGGTTGGGTCATCGTCGCCAACGTCCTGCTCGGCGCCAACCAGGGCATGACCTGGTCCACCACGGTGATCATGAAGATCGACCTGGTCGGCCCGTCCCGCCGGGGTCTGGCTCTCGGGCTCAACGAGGCGGCCGGCTACGGCGCCGTCGCCCTGACGGCGCTCGTCACCGGCGAGCTGGCCGCCCGCCACGGGTTGCGGCCGGAGCCGTTCTTCCTCGGCATCGCCTTCGCCGCCCTCGGCCTCGGCCTGTCGGCGGTGTTCGTTCGCGAGACCCGGCAGTTCGCGGCACAGGAGGCGGTCACCTCGACCGGTCACCCGGAGGCGGAGCAGGAGGAGGGCCGCTTCTCGGCCGTGTTCGCCCGCACGTCCTGGGAGGACCGCTCACTGGCCGCCGTCTGCCAGGCCGGCCTGGTCAACAACGCCGTCGACGGCCTGGCCTGGGCCGTGCTGCCCCTGCTCTTCGCGGCCGAAGGGCTGTCCGTGGGTGCCATCGGCGTCCTGGCCGCCCTGTACCCGGGCGTCTGGTGCGTCGGCCAGCTCATCACCGGCGCGTGGTCCGACCGGGCCGGGCGCAAGCCGCTCATCGTCTGGGGCATGCTGCTCCAGGGGGTGGCGCTCGTCTGGATGGCCTCGACCACCGGCTTTGCGCCGTGGGCGGCGGGCGCCGTGCTCGTGGGCGCAGGCACCGCGCTCGTGTACCCCTGCCTCATCGCCGCCGTCGGCGACGTCGCCCACCCGACGTGGCGCGCCACCGCCGTGGGTGTCTACCGTCTTTGGCGCGACGCCGGCTACGTGGCCGGCGGCCTCCTCGCCGGCCTGGTCGCCGACGCCTTCGACCTCCGAACCGCCGTCTTGGTCGTCGCCGCCCTCAGCGTGGTGTCCGGTCTGGTCGTCCACGTCCGGATGGACGGCGGCACAGCGGCGGCGTCACCCGTCGGCCCCGGTTCCGAAGCGTGA
- a CDS encoding MBL fold metallo-hydrolase gives MSEPVMFVDEGLGNTSYLVDLGGGRALAVDPFRHPGRYLAEAERRGLHIAYAVETHLHADFVSGAGELGSLGAAVLAPVASGRRDGVRGLEDEEEVDLGGLTLRALATPGHTPEHLAYLLSDGRRPVALFSGGSLLVDAVARTDLIAPEQTEDLARALWRSIQERILPLPDDLPVYPTHGPGSFCSAPAGGQRTTTVGRERRANPLLAAPDEDTFVKELLGGLGTYPPYFLRLRPVNRGGPRLYGPAEPVLPRIAPRHVALLQAGGARVVDVRPARQFAAGHVPGSLSIALRPQFASWLGWLVPGDAPVAIVAGDDQDRADLVRQARNIGYETILGELDGGIEAWRAQGRPVEAIAVTPVERFEGRVVDVRQRHEYEAGHVPGAVSVELGSVGAGRLPSGPVGVMCAHGERAMTAASVLAGAGRRDVTVLTGGPGDWSRHHGSLDHGP, from the coding sequence ATGAGCGAACCGGTCATGTTCGTCGACGAGGGGCTCGGCAACACGTCGTACCTCGTCGACCTGGGAGGCGGCAGGGCCCTCGCCGTCGACCCGTTCCGCCACCCCGGCCGGTACCTGGCGGAGGCGGAGCGGCGGGGTCTCCACATCGCCTACGCGGTGGAGACGCACCTGCACGCCGACTTCGTCTCCGGCGCCGGCGAGCTGGGATCGCTCGGTGCGGCGGTCCTGGCGCCGGTCGCCTCGGGGAGGCGGGACGGCGTGCGGGGCCTCGAGGACGAGGAGGAGGTCGACCTGGGCGGGCTCACCCTGCGCGCCCTGGCGACGCCCGGCCACACACCGGAGCACCTGGCGTACCTGTTGTCGGACGGGCGCCGGCCCGTCGCCCTCTTCTCCGGTGGGTCCCTGCTGGTCGACGCCGTCGCCCGCACCGACCTGATCGCTCCCGAGCAGACCGAGGACCTGGCCCGCGCCCTGTGGAGGTCCATCCAGGAGCGGATCCTCCCCCTGCCCGACGACCTGCCGGTGTACCCGACCCACGGGCCCGGGTCGTTCTGCTCGGCGCCGGCCGGCGGGCAACGCACGACCACCGTGGGCCGGGAGCGGCGGGCCAACCCGCTGCTGGCCGCCCCGGACGAGGACACCTTCGTGAAGGAGCTCCTCGGTGGGCTCGGGACGTACCCCCCGTACTTCCTCCGGCTGCGCCCGGTGAACCGCGGCGGCCCGCGCCTGTACGGGCCGGCCGAACCGGTCCTGCCCCGCATCGCTCCCCGGCACGTGGCCCTCCTGCAGGCGGGGGGCGCCCGGGTGGTGGACGTCCGGCCGGCCCGGCAGTTCGCCGCCGGCCACGTGCCCGGCTCGTTGTCGATCGCCCTGCGCCCCCAGTTCGCCAGCTGGCTGGGGTGGCTGGTCCCGGGCGACGCACCGGTGGCCATCGTCGCCGGGGACGACCAGGACCGGGCCGACCTGGTCCGCCAGGCCCGCAACATCGGCTACGAGACCATCCTGGGCGAGCTCGACGGGGGCATCGAGGCGTGGCGGGCGCAGGGGCGCCCGGTGGAGGCGATCGCCGTCACCCCGGTGGAGCGCTTCGAGGGCCGAGTGGTGGACGTCCGCCAGCGCCACGAGTACGAAGCGGGTCACGTCCCCGGTGCGGTGTCGGTCGAGCTGGGAAGCGTGGGCGCCGGGCGGCTGCCGAGCGGGCCCGTCGGCGTCATGTGCGCCCACGGTGAGCGGGCCATGACGGCGGCCAGCGTGCTCGCCGGTGCCGGCCGCCGTGACGTCACCGTGCTCACGGGCGGACCGGGCGACTGGTCACGGCACCACGGCTCCCTCGACCACGGTCCATGA